A genome region from Nitrospira sp. includes the following:
- a CDS encoding YraN family protein, whose protein sequence is MRDRRREVGDEGEGRAEAYLRRQGFRILGRNVRSPLGELDLVADDQGVLVFIEVKRRRNGTYGGAIEAVDARKRAKLIQLAAQYLAQHRIRDRACRFDVVLIQDEAGTVGPVQHIANAFDVAGDDLRW, encoded by the coding sequence GAAGGGGAGGGACGGGCGGAAGCCTACCTGCGGCGGCAGGGGTTTCGTATCCTTGGCCGGAATGTGCGCTCCCCCTTGGGCGAGCTCGATCTGGTGGCCGATGACCAGGGGGTACTGGTGTTCATCGAGGTCAAACGTCGTCGGAACGGAACCTACGGCGGCGCGATCGAAGCTGTCGATGCGCGCAAGCGTGCCAAATTGATTCAACTCGCGGCGCAGTATCTCGCGCAACATCGAATTCGTGATCGTGCGTGTCGGTTCGATGTGGTTTTGATACAGGATGAGGCCGGGACGGTTGGCCCGGTGCAGCATATTGCGAATGCATTCGACGTCGCGGGGGATGATCTGCGATGGTAG
- a CDS encoding permease-like cell division protein FtsX, whose amino-acid sequence MRRLVYVLREAVANVLTNRTTTVVAVATTAFTFACVGVFLLLYVNLRAMASSLEQDIQVMVYLQDDLTEQTRGDIELQLKADRAVGSLTFVSKERALADFQSQFPAESHLLQGLGQNPLPASFVVTLAVESRSSDAMRRWATRAQAIPGVAQVQYNQEWVEALAGIVRYIEVAAIIVGIILSAASVTIIANTIRLALYSRREEIEILGLIGASATFIRVPYLLEGAVLGLLGSALSLVILKAGFELFRHEIRSASRFLGVDAMLTFFPVEMCVVLVCVGLFLGCAGSFLSLLRFGEGRA is encoded by the coding sequence GTGAGGCGCCTCGTGTATGTGCTGCGGGAGGCGGTCGCCAATGTGTTGACGAACCGTACGACCACGGTGGTGGCGGTGGCTACCACGGCGTTCACCTTTGCCTGCGTCGGCGTGTTCTTGCTGCTCTATGTCAATTTGAGAGCCATGGCCTCGTCACTCGAGCAGGATATTCAGGTGATGGTGTATTTGCAGGATGACCTGACGGAGCAGACGAGAGGCGATATCGAACTACAACTGAAAGCCGATCGTGCCGTCGGGTCGTTGACCTTTGTGTCCAAGGAGCGGGCCTTGGCCGATTTCCAGAGTCAGTTTCCGGCGGAGTCGCATCTGTTGCAGGGGCTCGGGCAGAACCCGCTTCCGGCGTCGTTCGTCGTGACGCTTGCCGTGGAGTCTCGCTCATCGGACGCGATGCGGCGTTGGGCCACCCGCGCCCAGGCGATTCCCGGAGTCGCGCAGGTGCAATATAATCAGGAATGGGTTGAGGCCTTAGCCGGCATTGTCCGGTATATCGAGGTGGCGGCCATCATCGTCGGCATCATTTTATCCGCGGCGTCGGTCACGATCATCGCAAACACGATTCGTTTGGCGCTGTATTCACGCCGGGAAGAAATTGAGATTCTGGGACTGATCGGCGCGAGCGCCACCTTTATCCGTGTGCCCTACCTGCTCGAAGGCGCCGTGCTCGGGTTGCTCGGCAGCGCCCTTTCGCTGGTGATCCTCAAGGCCGGGTTCGAATTGTTTCGTCATGAAATCCGGTCTGCCAGCCGATTCCTGGGCGTGGACGCCATGCTGACGTTTTTTCCTGTCGAAATGTGTGTGGTGCTCGTGTGTGTGGGGCTCTTCCTCGGCTGTGCCGGCAGTTTTCTCTCCTTGCTCCGATTCGGGGAGGGGCGGGCATGA
- the ftsE gene encoding cell division ATP-binding protein FtsE, with product MIQLFHVSKYYARRPALSDVTLDIEKGEFVLLMGPSGAGKSTLLKLLIGAERPDEGQILVQGRSLSKLRPSEIPLLRRKVGVVLQDFRLLPKKTVFENVSLPLLVQGASAVEIRRKVTEALRSVGLDHKKDLFPPGLSTGEQQRICIARAIVNGPIMLLADEPTGNLDPELTSEIIELFKSINARGTTIIVATHDPNVLAQVNRRVITLDQGKVVSREQVSP from the coding sequence ATGATTCAACTTTTTCACGTCTCAAAATATTACGCCCGCCGTCCGGCGCTATCCGATGTGACGCTGGACATCGAGAAGGGCGAGTTCGTCTTGTTGATGGGGCCGAGCGGCGCGGGTAAATCGACCTTGCTGAAATTGCTGATCGGCGCAGAACGCCCGGATGAAGGGCAGATTCTGGTGCAGGGCCGAAGCTTGTCCAAATTGCGACCGTCTGAAATCCCCTTATTACGTCGAAAAGTGGGGGTGGTGCTGCAGGATTTCCGTCTGCTGCCCAAGAAAACGGTGTTCGAGAATGTGTCGTTGCCCCTGCTGGTTCAGGGGGCCTCCGCCGTTGAAATCAGACGGAAAGTGACGGAGGCGTTACGGTCGGTGGGGCTGGATCATAAGAAGGATCTCTTTCCTCCTGGACTTTCCACCGGCGAACAGCAACGGATTTGCATCGCCCGCGCCATCGTCAATGGGCCGATCATGCTGCTGGCCGATGAGCCGACCGGGAATTTGGACCCGGAGCTGACCAGCGAAATCATCGAGCTGTTCAAGTCGATCAACGCCCGTGGCACAACCATCATCGTGGCGACTCACGATCCCAACGTCTTGGCGCAGGTCAATCGGCGCGTGATCACATTGGATCAAGGGAAGGTCGTCTCGCGGGAGCAGGTGTCCCCGTGA
- a CDS encoding peptidoglycan DD-metalloendopeptidase family protein: MTWARWGCVVMAVQMVLWTAPAWAERKDSYADKIEQEKKTLEKLRGTIVEKRKKADEAEKKRESVLQGLQSLDERLVRYRQEHQDVVRKLKKKDVEIEQMSVQLSRLSERIDERQDAIAARLRVQYVEGRFWHLRTLLAASSSGDFQRRFRYLSAVTQREYEIMDTYRKDAERIAEVERSREEARQGILAYKVNTEEKLTQIQGLKKQKRVYLAKITQEKESHDRAVEELERSATRVDSLLKELETRRRAALATRPPSAAGGLRALRGTLLWPTEGQVVSYFGRQKHPTFNTYIQRKGIEIRAAEGSNIRSVLAGQVVYADWLKGYGLVIIMDHANGVFSLYAHASKILTSVGARIEAGEAIGETGDTGMTGENTLYFELREGAEPVDPLVWLSKR; encoded by the coding sequence ATGACGTGGGCACGATGGGGATGTGTCGTGATGGCTGTTCAGATGGTTCTGTGGACGGCCCCGGCCTGGGCGGAGCGCAAGGATTCGTATGCGGACAAGATCGAGCAAGAAAAGAAAACACTGGAGAAGCTGCGCGGTACGATTGTCGAGAAGCGTAAGAAGGCGGATGAGGCGGAGAAGAAACGCGAGTCGGTCCTGCAGGGATTGCAGTCGTTGGACGAACGTCTAGTGCGCTACCGTCAGGAGCATCAGGACGTCGTCAGGAAGCTCAAAAAGAAGGATGTGGAAATCGAGCAGATGAGCGTGCAGCTGAGCCGCCTGTCGGAACGTATCGATGAGCGGCAGGATGCCATCGCCGCCCGTTTACGGGTTCAGTATGTCGAAGGGCGCTTTTGGCACCTGAGAACGCTGCTGGCAGCCAGTTCGTCAGGGGACTTTCAACGACGATTTCGGTACCTCTCCGCCGTCACTCAGCGAGAGTATGAGATCATGGACACCTACCGAAAAGATGCCGAGCGGATTGCCGAGGTCGAGCGGAGTCGAGAAGAGGCGCGTCAGGGCATCCTGGCCTACAAGGTCAACACCGAAGAAAAGCTGACCCAGATCCAAGGTTTGAAAAAGCAGAAACGAGTGTATCTTGCGAAAATTACTCAAGAAAAGGAATCGCATGACCGGGCCGTGGAGGAATTGGAGCGGTCGGCCACCCGGGTCGACAGTTTGCTGAAAGAGCTGGAAACCAGACGTCGGGCGGCACTGGCAACTCGCCCCCCCTCTGCGGCTGGAGGCCTCCGTGCGTTGCGAGGGACGCTTCTTTGGCCGACCGAAGGGCAAGTGGTGTCGTACTTCGGCCGGCAGAAGCACCCGACCTTCAATACCTATATCCAGCGAAAAGGGATTGAGATTCGCGCTGCGGAAGGGAGTAATATACGGTCGGTGCTTGCCGGCCAAGTTGTCTACGCGGACTGGTTGAAAGGCTACGGACTCGTTATAATCATGGATCATGCCAACGGAGTCTTTTCGTTGTATGCCCATGCGTCGAAAATATTGACGTCGGTCGGGGCCCGGATCGAAGCTGGAGAAGCGATCGGTGAAACGGGTGATACAGGTATGACGGGTGAAAATACGCTCTATTTTGAGTTGCGCGAGGGGGCGGAACCGGTGGATCCCCTTGTGTGGCTGTCAAAACGGTAG